Proteins encoded by one window of Apus apus isolate bApuApu2 chromosome 15, bApuApu2.pri.cur, whole genome shotgun sequence:
- the CTCFL gene encoding transcriptional repressor CTCFL has protein sequence MAVLAGAVVLQQGQGVLHSVPASMALQEDICVFYDLGLTQFNILQEKGQAKSSASKPREKPPDTLLIEVHQWTPSENGMRKELFSTLGKTKSQSCKANDDLSDSCNEGKEQEYAALSEQTVVRNPKSLKFQICAPHQKKGEKAVFNCGLCTFSSLRTSNLNRHVKTHSDEKRHMCHLCLRAFHTATVLHNHMNTHTGTRPYKCSECDMAFVTSSELSRHRRYKHTLEKPFKCSECKYSCVEASKMKRHSRSHTGERPYTCDLCSYASKDAYKLKRHMRTHSGEKPYECYVCHAKFTQSGTMKIHMLQKHGENVPKYQCPHCSTFISRKNDLGTHLRNLHSYMAVAIKCSYCEAVFHERYAFIQHEKTHRNEKRIKRDQCSYACMQERCLIVHKQTHSSEKPFTCLSCSKSFQQKQLLTLQFRKHHDSNIKPTVYQCPRCSKGYSLCNNMHKHAENCGLRRVKTTTPRKRSKGKNKTHEEPKCVKQKGQDSLTVSEFRFWQTKMVDFGQLMSCQQELYSNK, from the exons ATGGCCGTGCTGGCCGGGGCagttgtgctgcagcaggggcagggtgTGCTGCACAGTGTGCCTGCCAGCATGGCTCTGCAGGAAGATATCTGTGTGTTTTATGACTTAGGGCTGACACAGTTTAACATTCTGCAAGAAAAAGGGCAGGCAAAAAGTTCAGCAAGCAAGCCAAGAGAGAAACCACCAGACACACTGCTGATTGAGGTACAC CAATGGACCCCATCTGAAAATGGGATGAGGAAGGAACTTTTTTCCACTCTTGGGAAAACAAAGAGCCAGAGCTGCAAAGCCAATGATGATTTGTCAGACTCATGCAATGAAGGTAAAGAGCAAGAATATGCAGCTCTATCAGAACAAACAGTTGTAAGAAATCCCAAGAGTCTAAAATTCCAGATTTGTGCTCCTCAtcagaaaaaag gagaaaaagcagttttcaacTGTGGTTTGTGCACGTTCTCCTCACTCAGAACATCAAATCTGAATCGTCATGTGAAAACCCATTCTGATGAGAAGAGGCACATGTGTCACCTCTGCCTTAGGGCTTTTCATACAGCTACTGTCCTGCATAACCATATGAATACACATACAG GGACCAGACCCTACAAATGCAGTGAGTGTGATATGGCATTTGTGACCAGCAGTGAGCTTTCCCGGCACAGGCGCTACAAACATACTTTAGAAAAACCTTTCAAGTGTTCAGAGTGTAAATATTCTTGTGTAGAA GCAAGCAAAATGAAGCGACACAGTCGCTCACACACAGGTGAGCGTCCCTACACCTGTGACCTTTGCAGTTACGCCAGCAAGGACGCCTATAAACTGAAAAGGCACATGAGAACTCATTCAG GTGAAAAACCCTATGAATGTTATGTTTGCCACGCCAAATTCACTCAAAGTGGTACCATGAAAATCCATATGCTACAGAAGCATGGAGAAAATGTGCCAAAATACCAGTGTCCACATTGTAGTACCTTTATTTCACGAAAAAATGACTTGG GAACCCACCTGCGAAATCTGCATTCCTACATGGCAGTGGCAATTAAGTGCAGCTACTGTGAAGCTGTTTTTCATGAGCGTTATGCTTTTATTCAGCACGAGAAGACTCACAGAAACGAAAAGAGAATCAAACGTGATCAGTGCAGCTATGCATGCATGCAG GAACGATGCTTAATTGTACATAAACAAACCCATTCTAGTGAGAAGCCCTTCACTTGCTTGAGCTGCAGCAAAAGCTTTCAACAGAAGCAGCTTCTCACTCTTCAATTTAGGAAGCATCATGATTCTAATATTAAGCCTACTGTTTATCAATGCCCTAGATGTAGTAAGGGCTATTCACTCTGT AATAATATGCATAAGCATGCTGAAAATTGTGGATTACGCAGGGTAAAAACTACTACACccagaaaaagaagcaagggcaaaaataaaacccatgAGGAACCAAAGTGTGTTAAGCAAAAAG GTCAGGATTCCCTGACAGTTAGTGAGTTCAGGTTTTGGCAGACCAAAATGGTAGACTTTGGTCAGCTGATGTCTTGCCAGCAAGAGCTCTACAGCAATAAGTGA